The genomic window AGAGACATAGTGTTGGCATTGGCAAACCAAAAACGGCCGTCAGTAATAACTTCTTTATGTTCAGGAATATCTGAAACTAAAACCGGCTTGCCATAAGACATGGCTTGTAAAACGGTTATAGGCATACCTTCATTTTCCGAAGGGTGAATGAATAATTTTGCGTTGGCGTATAATTCGGATAAATTTTGTCCGCTCTGCCAATCAGTGAAAATAATGCTATTATCTCCGCGGGCCATGGTGTGTAATTTTTTAACATAATCATCCGTAAAAGAAGCCCCACCCACAATTACCAGTTTGTAATCTTTCAAAATTTCCGGATTTTGCTGTTTGGCGAACTGCCAGGCGTCAATCAAAAAATGTGCGCCTTTGTGTTTGACCAAACGGGAGACCATCAAAACGTATTTGTTGGTTTCCAAATTCCATTGATCAATCACGGCCGGTGATTTGGAAACCTGGCCGGTGATGCCGTTGGGAATGTAGGTAGTTATTGTCTGATATTCGTTTAAGCAGTAATTTTGAATAGTTTTAGAAACCGCAATGGCTTCGTGCGCAAAACGGCAGGCAGACCATTCACCCAGGTGAAGCATCAGGCGCGCGAACAGCCCCCATTTTTGATGGTATCTGTCAAGACAATGAATAGTAGCAACCACTTTTATTTTAGGGGCGAAAATTCTTGGTAGCCAGCAAAGCAAAGACGGGCCGACTCCGTGGAAGTGAATAACATCCGGTTTTTGCCACATAGCATGAATTGCGGATGTGAAAGTATTGGAAATAGCATCAAGATGTTTGGAATGAAATGCCGGGGTGTGGA from Patescibacteria group bacterium includes these protein-coding regions:
- a CDS encoding glycosyltransferase family 4 protein, which encodes MIECFKNDMKIAMIGQKGIPAKYGGIERHVEELALELVKQGHSVSVYARKWYTSPNIKNFDGIKIIHTPAFHSKHLDAISNTFTSAIHAMWQKPDVIHFHGVGPSLLCWLPRIFAPKIKVVATIHCLDRYHQKWGLFARLMLHLGEWSACRFAHEAIAVSKTIQNYCLNEYQTITTYIPNGITGQVSKSPAVIDQWNLETNKYVLMVSRLVKHKGAHFLIDAWQFAKQQNPEILKDYKLVIVGGASFTDDYVKKLHTMARGDNSIIFTDWQSGQNLSELYANAKLFIHPSENEGMPITVLQAMSYGKPVLVSDIPEHKEVITDGRFWFANANTMSLANKIVELMSDEQLLKNTGLLNKQTTNLKYNWQDIALKTGDLYSLPKKTEVKKSYKVA